The Miscanthus floridulus cultivar M001 chromosome 7, ASM1932011v1, whole genome shotgun sequence genome includes a region encoding these proteins:
- the LOC136465233 gene encoding uncharacterized protein, which yields MYFDSVLNISGASACILFITPTKDKLRYVLRIHFPASNNAMEYEACLHGLRIAVELDVKRLMVYGDSALVINQRNKDWSCSSEKMDVYYAEIRKLEGKFYGIEYHHMVRDQNQPADHLSKIGLSHVPVPPGVFVQDLLVPSIKEEKEVEEVPPAE from the coding sequence atgtattttGACAGCGTCCTTAACATCAGCGGTGCCAGCGCatgcattctgttcattacaccgACCAAAGATAAGCTCCGCTATGTcctccggatacactttccggcctccaacaacgccatggaatacgaagcatgtctccatggtctacgAATAGCTGTCGAGCTCGACGTCAAACGACTTATGGTCTatggggactccgcgctggttatcaaccagcgcaacaaagactggtcctgttctagtgagaagatggacgtaTACTATGCCGaaatcagaaagcttgaagggaagttctacggtatcgagtaccaccacatggtacgagatcaaaatcaaccaGCCGACCACCTCTCAAAAATAGGTTTGTCTCATGTCCCGGTTCCCCCGGGGGTTTTCGTGCAAgatctcctggtgccatccattaaagaagaaaaggaagttgaggaggttccccctgccgagtag